The following coding sequences lie in one Arthrobacter sp. SLBN-122 genomic window:
- a CDS encoding DUF2243 domain-containing protein: MSSESTGAAGTGTARARAAVAPAFLLGMGLGGFVDGIVLHQLLQWHHMLTHTEAGGAKTVPGLELNTLADGMFHGAMWVLVAASAILTLRAGRSGTLSPEWAFHTGLVLLGWGVFNVLEGLVNHQLLGIHHVRDDLGGPLAWDLGFLALSAVLAAAGWLLYRRAARRQPAAN; the protein is encoded by the coding sequence ATGTCCAGCGAGAGTACCGGGGCGGCCGGCACGGGCACTGCCAGGGCACGTGCCGCCGTCGCGCCCGCGTTCCTTCTGGGGATGGGGCTGGGCGGGTTCGTGGACGGAATCGTGCTGCACCAGCTCCTCCAGTGGCACCACATGCTCACCCACACGGAGGCCGGCGGGGCAAAGACGGTCCCCGGCCTTGAGTTGAACACGCTGGCCGACGGGATGTTCCATGGGGCCATGTGGGTGCTGGTGGCTGCCTCGGCAATCCTCACCCTCCGCGCCGGCCGGAGCGGCACTTTGTCCCCGGAATGGGCCTTCCATACCGGCCTGGTGCTGCTGGGATGGGGCGTCTTCAACGTGCTCGAAGGCCTGGTGAACCACCAACTCCTGGGCATCCACCACGTCCGGGACGACCTGGGTGGGCCGCTGGCCTGGGACCTCGGGTTCCTGGCCCTGAGTGCTGTGCTGGCCGCTGCGGGCTGGCTGCTGTACCGGCGTGCTGCCCGCAGACAGCCGGCCGCCAATTAG
- a CDS encoding zinc-dependent alcohol dehydrogenase, producing the protein MRAMVYRGPYKIRVEEKDIPKIEHPNDAIIRVTTGAICGSDLHLYHGMMPDTRVGTTFGHEFAGVVHQVGSSVQNLIPGDRVMVPFNVYCGSCWFCARGLYSNCHNVNPNATAVGGIYGYSHTCGGYDGGQAEFVRVPFADVGPSRIPDWMDEEDAVLLTDALPTGYFGAQLGDIVEGDTVVVFGAGPVGLFAAKSAWLMGAGRVIVVDHLDYRLEKARSFAHAETFNFAEYDDIVVHLKKQTDYLGADVVIDAVGAEADGNFLQHVTATKFKLQGGSPVALNWAIDSVRKGGTVSVVGAYGPIFSAVKFGDALNKGLTLRMNQCPVKRQWPRLFEHIRNGYLKPNELVTHRIPLEHIAEGYHMFSAKLDNIIKPLIISATA; encoded by the coding sequence ATGCGAGCAATGGTGTACCGCGGCCCGTACAAAATCCGGGTCGAAGAAAAAGACATTCCCAAAATTGAGCATCCCAATGACGCCATCATCAGGGTGACCACCGGCGCGATCTGCGGCTCGGACCTGCACCTTTACCACGGCATGATGCCGGACACTCGGGTGGGCACGACGTTTGGCCACGAGTTCGCGGGGGTGGTGCACCAGGTGGGCTCCTCGGTGCAGAACCTGATCCCCGGCGACCGCGTGATGGTTCCCTTCAACGTCTACTGCGGATCCTGCTGGTTCTGCGCCCGTGGCCTCTACTCCAACTGCCACAACGTCAACCCGAACGCGACGGCGGTGGGCGGCATCTACGGCTACTCCCACACCTGCGGAGGGTACGACGGCGGCCAGGCCGAGTTCGTGCGGGTCCCGTTCGCCGACGTGGGGCCCAGCAGGATCCCGGACTGGATGGACGAAGAGGACGCGGTGCTGCTCACCGATGCCCTGCCCACCGGCTATTTCGGTGCCCAGCTGGGCGACATCGTGGAAGGCGACACGGTGGTGGTGTTCGGCGCCGGCCCCGTGGGCCTGTTCGCGGCCAAGTCAGCCTGGCTGATGGGCGCGGGCCGGGTCATCGTGGTGGACCACCTGGACTACCGGCTGGAGAAGGCCCGCAGCTTCGCGCACGCCGAAACGTTCAACTTTGCCGAGTACGACGACATCGTGGTGCACCTGAAGAAGCAGACCGACTACCTGGGTGCCGACGTCGTCATTGACGCGGTGGGGGCCGAGGCGGACGGGAACTTCCTGCAGCATGTGACCGCCACCAAGTTCAAGCTGCAGGGCGGCTCTCCGGTGGCGCTTAACTGGGCCATCGACTCGGTCCGCAAGGGCGGAACGGTGTCCGTGGTGGGTGCATACGGGCCCATCTTCAGTGCCGTGAAGTTCGGCGACGCGCTGAACAAGGGCCTGACGCTGCGCATGAACCAGTGCCCGGTGAAACGGCAGTGGCCGCGTCTGTTCGAGCACATCCGGAACGGCTACCTCAAACCCAACGAGCTGGTCACGCACCGGATCCCGCTGGAGCACATCGCCGAGGGCTACCACATGTTCTCGGCCAAGCTGGACAACATCATCAAGCCCCTGATCATCTCCGCCACGGCCTGA
- a CDS encoding iron ABC transporter substrate-binding protein — translation MKIRNSALAGIALAATAALGLTACGGGTPAGDSSSSAASNGGGSDGITVYNAQHESLTKEWVDAFTAETGIKVTMRQGSDTELSNQIIQEGQASPADVFLTENSPAMTQVENAGLFADVDKDTLAQVPAEFAPSTGKWTGIAARSTVLVYNKTKLTEDQLPKSMLDLANPEWKGKWAASPTGADFQAIVSALLELKGEAATGEWLKGMKENSKAYKGNSTAMKAVNAGEVDAALIYHYYYYGDQAKTGENSSNVTPYYFKNQDPGAFLSVSGAGVLKSSKNAAAAQQFLKFITGKKGQEVLKNGTSFEYAIGSEVPANDKLVPIKDLQAPKVDAAKLNSEKVTDLMTQAGLL, via the coding sequence ATGAAGATCCGTAACAGCGCGCTGGCCGGCATCGCACTCGCCGCCACCGCAGCTCTTGGCCTGACCGCCTGCGGCGGCGGCACCCCTGCCGGCGACAGCTCCTCCTCCGCCGCCTCCAACGGCGGCGGCTCGGACGGGATCACGGTCTACAACGCCCAGCACGAGAGCCTCACCAAGGAATGGGTGGATGCCTTCACGGCGGAAACCGGCATCAAGGTGACCATGCGCCAGGGCTCGGACACCGAGCTGTCCAACCAGATCATCCAGGAAGGCCAGGCATCCCCCGCGGACGTCTTCCTCACCGAGAACTCCCCCGCCATGACCCAGGTGGAGAACGCCGGCCTGTTCGCCGACGTCGACAAGGACACCCTGGCCCAGGTTCCGGCCGAGTTCGCGCCGTCCACCGGCAAGTGGACGGGAATCGCCGCCCGTTCCACCGTCCTGGTGTACAACAAGACCAAGCTCACCGAGGACCAGCTCCCCAAGTCCATGCTTGACCTGGCCAACCCCGAATGGAAGGGCAAGTGGGCTGCGTCCCCCACCGGCGCAGACTTCCAGGCCATCGTCTCCGCGCTGCTGGAACTGAAGGGCGAGGCCGCCACCGGGGAGTGGCTGAAGGGCATGAAGGAGAACTCCAAGGCCTACAAGGGCAACAGCACGGCCATGAAGGCCGTCAACGCCGGTGAAGTGGATGCGGCACTGATCTACCACTACTACTACTACGGCGACCAGGCCAAGACCGGCGAGAACTCCAGCAACGTCACCCCGTACTACTTCAAGAACCAGGACCCGGGCGCCTTCCTGTCCGTCTCCGGCGCCGGCGTGCTGAAGTCCTCCAAGAACGCGGCCGCAGCACAGCAGTTCCTGAAGTTCATCACGGGCAAGAAGGGCCAGGAAGTCCTCAAGAACGGAACGTCCTTCGAGTACGCCATCGGCTCCGAGGTTCCCGCCAATGACAAACTGGTTCCCATCAAGGACCTGCAGGCTCCCAAGGTTGACGCCGCCAAGCTCAACTCCGAAAAGGTCACCGATCTGATGACCCAGGCCGGACTCCTCTAA
- a CDS encoding ABC transporter permease, whose amino-acid sequence MTTDLSAPARRSTTTAGRGNSPRPPFGVSAVSVLAVLIALFSLVPLGYVAYMTVATGWDTAVGLILRPRVGELLLNTLLLMAATIPLCLLLGVAGAWLVERTKVRGHRVWAVLLAAPLAVPAFVNSYAWVTAIPSLGGLGSGILISTLSYFPLVYIPAAATLSRLDPAIEQSAAALGLGAWRTFFRVVLPQLRIAMTGGALLVGLHLLAEYGAFAMIRFDTFTTAIMTQYQSTFNGAAGNMLASVLVLFCLLLLLAEVRSRGTARYARIGSGVQGKALRLPLHAYQWPAQLFLLALTALAFGLPLVYVIRWILAGGADIWTASEFLPALLTTFSYGLAGAAATTVVAFPMAYLAVRHPGWFSKSLELSNYVTSSMPGIVVALAFVTVSIRLVPGVYQTAGLLVAAYVLLFIPRALVNLRAGLAQAPKELDEAAQALGKPPLLAFIRVTLRLTAPAAAGGAALVFLAIANELTATLLLSPNGTRTLATEFWSKSSEIDYAGAAPYALLMILLSAPMTYLLFQQSKKVAGQ is encoded by the coding sequence GTGACCACCGATCTATCGGCTCCCGCCAGGCGGAGTACGACGACGGCGGGCAGGGGCAACAGCCCCCGCCCGCCTTTCGGCGTTTCCGCGGTGTCCGTCCTGGCGGTGCTGATCGCCCTCTTTTCCCTTGTCCCGCTGGGGTACGTGGCCTACATGACGGTGGCAACCGGGTGGGACACCGCCGTCGGCCTCATCCTGCGGCCCCGCGTGGGCGAACTGCTGCTGAACACCCTGCTCCTGATGGCCGCCACCATCCCGCTGTGCCTGCTGCTTGGCGTGGCGGGGGCGTGGCTGGTGGAACGGACCAAAGTCCGCGGCCACCGGGTCTGGGCCGTGCTGCTGGCCGCTCCGCTGGCCGTCCCGGCTTTCGTGAACAGCTACGCCTGGGTTACCGCCATCCCGTCACTTGGCGGCCTGGGCTCGGGCATCCTGATCTCCACCCTGTCCTATTTCCCGCTGGTGTACATCCCGGCGGCCGCCACCCTGAGCCGGCTGGACCCGGCCATTGAGCAGTCCGCGGCTGCCCTGGGGCTCGGCGCCTGGCGGACGTTCTTCCGCGTAGTCCTCCCCCAGCTCCGGATCGCCATGACCGGCGGGGCGCTGCTGGTGGGCCTGCACCTGTTGGCCGAATACGGTGCGTTCGCCATGATCCGGTTCGATACCTTCACCACCGCGATCATGACCCAGTACCAATCCACGTTCAACGGCGCAGCCGGAAACATGCTGGCCAGCGTCCTGGTGCTCTTCTGCCTGCTCCTGCTGCTGGCAGAGGTCCGTAGCCGCGGCACCGCCCGCTACGCCCGCATCGGCTCCGGGGTGCAGGGCAAGGCCCTGCGGCTCCCGCTCCACGCCTACCAGTGGCCCGCGCAGCTTTTCCTGCTGGCGCTGACCGCCCTGGCGTTCGGCCTCCCGCTGGTCTACGTCATCCGTTGGATCCTGGCGGGCGGGGCGGACATCTGGACTGCGTCCGAGTTCCTGCCGGCCCTCCTCACCACCTTCAGCTACGGGCTTGCCGGCGCCGCAGCCACCACGGTAGTGGCCTTCCCGATGGCCTACCTCGCCGTCCGGCACCCCGGCTGGTTCAGCAAGTCCCTGGAGCTGTCCAACTATGTCACCAGCTCCATGCCGGGCATCGTGGTGGCCCTGGCGTTCGTCACCGTCAGCATCCGCCTGGTACCCGGGGTGTACCAGACCGCGGGGCTGTTGGTGGCGGCGTATGTGCTCCTGTTCATCCCGCGGGCCCTGGTCAACCTCCGGGCGGGACTGGCACAGGCCCCCAAGGAACTCGACGAGGCCGCCCAGGCACTGGGCAAGCCGCCGCTGCTGGCCTTCATCCGCGTTACCCTGCGGCTCACAGCGCCGGCCGCCGCGGGCGGGGCAGCCCTGGTGTTCCTTGCCATCGCCAACGAACTCACCGCCACGTTGCTGCTGTCCCCCAACGGCACCAGGACCCTGGCCACCGAGTTTTGGAGCAAGAGCAGCGAAATCGACTATGCGGGTGCCGCGCCCTACGCCCTGCTGATGATCCTGCTCTCGGCCCCCATGACCTACCTCCTCTTCCAACAGTCCAAGAAAGTAGCCGGACAGTGA
- a CDS encoding ABC transporter ATP-binding protein, with protein MTAPSTRRLPEPRVAPSVAATTNSHLQITDVTKNFGPQAVLKGVNLSVAKGGTTAIVGPSGSGKTTLLRLIAGFEHPDTGSISLNGTLVAGEGAWLPAHKRQIGYVAQDGALFPHLTVGQNVAFGLDAAKLEGGRRAVAARVAELLEMVSLDASMAKRRPHQLSGGQQQRVALARALAREPELMLLDEPFSALDAGLRVATRRAVAKVLAEAGVTTILVTHDQAEALSFADQVAVMRGGKLAQIGNPFVVYTRPADRATAEFLGDAVILDAWLEGSLATCSLGGIPVRRPPAQGRVQLMLRPEQIRIAEDGPIRGVVVDTDYFGPETTVRLKLNVPQEVAEHTDHRYPGGGEVITIRHWNASIARPGMELCLRVVGEAVAFPMED; from the coding sequence GTGACAGCACCATCAACCCGCAGGCTGCCCGAGCCGCGGGTGGCACCCTCCGTGGCCGCAACCACCAACAGCCACCTGCAGATCACGGACGTCACCAAGAACTTCGGGCCGCAGGCGGTCCTGAAGGGCGTCAACCTGTCCGTGGCCAAGGGCGGAACCACCGCCATCGTAGGCCCGTCCGGCTCCGGCAAGACCACCCTCCTGCGGCTGATCGCCGGGTTTGAACATCCGGACACCGGGAGCATCTCCCTGAACGGAACGCTCGTGGCCGGTGAGGGTGCGTGGCTTCCGGCACACAAACGGCAGATCGGCTACGTGGCCCAGGACGGTGCCCTGTTTCCGCACCTCACGGTGGGCCAGAACGTTGCCTTCGGGCTGGATGCCGCCAAGCTTGAGGGCGGGCGCCGCGCCGTGGCCGCCCGTGTGGCCGAGCTCCTGGAGATGGTGTCCTTGGACGCGTCCATGGCCAAGCGCCGTCCCCACCAGCTCTCCGGCGGCCAGCAGCAGCGGGTGGCCTTGGCCCGGGCGTTGGCACGCGAACCGGAGCTGATGCTCCTGGACGAGCCCTTCTCCGCACTGGACGCCGGACTCCGCGTTGCCACCCGCCGTGCAGTGGCCAAGGTCCTGGCCGAGGCCGGCGTCACCACCATCCTGGTCACGCACGACCAGGCCGAGGCCCTCTCCTTCGCCGATCAGGTGGCGGTCATGCGCGGCGGCAAGCTGGCCCAGATCGGCAACCCCTTCGTGGTGTACACCCGCCCCGCGGACCGGGCCACCGCCGAGTTCCTTGGCGACGCCGTCATCCTGGACGCCTGGCTGGAAGGGTCCCTGGCCACCTGCTCCCTGGGCGGAATCCCCGTGCGGAGGCCGCCGGCGCAGGGACGCGTGCAGTTGATGCTGCGGCCCGAACAGATCCGCATCGCCGAGGACGGCCCCATCCGCGGCGTAGTGGTGGACACCGACTACTTCGGTCCTGAAACCACAGTGCGGCTGAAGCTGAACGTCCCCCAGGAAGTGGCGGAACACACCGACCACCGGTACCCCGGCGGTGGCGAAGTGATCACCATCCGGCACTGGAACGCCTCGATCGCCCGGCCCGGCATGGAATTGTGCCTGCGGGTTGTGGGCGAAGCCGTCGCGTTCCCCATGGAGGACTGA
- a CDS encoding GlsB/YeaQ/YmgE family stress response membrane protein → MIGFIIAGLVIGALARLIKPGRQNLGLLATLLLGLVGSVIGGVVASLLGTGNIFELNFLGFIVAVIASVLLVGTAEAVAGRRSVRR, encoded by the coding sequence ATGATTGGATTCATCATTGCGGGCCTCGTTATCGGCGCGCTGGCCCGCCTCATCAAGCCGGGCAGGCAGAACCTGGGCCTGCTGGCCACGCTGCTGCTGGGCCTTGTTGGCTCCGTTATCGGCGGCGTGGTTGCCTCGCTGCTGGGAACGGGCAATATCTTCGAACTGAATTTCCTGGGCTTCATCGTGGCCGTCATCGCCTCGGTGCTCCTGGTCGGAACCGCGGAGGCGGTTGCCGGCCGCAGGTCCGTTCGCCGCTAG
- the nhaA gene encoding Na+/H+ antiporter NhaA → MNSTTPSPTPPKPSRNKFFGSTVFSRGSYAEALRITEILRKETVGGALLVAAAVIALIWANSPASDSYFALRDFKVGYEPWHLELSLGAWAADGLLAIFFFLVGLELKREFVAGDLRQISKSIVPVAAAVGGVVVPAVIYAVVNLASPETLRGWAIPTATDIAFAVAVLAIIGSHLPSALRIFLLTLAVVDDLIAITIIAFFYSTDIQAAPLLLALIPLAIYTFLAQKYRRFFGRHAAAAWLILLPLGAVTWAMVHASGIHATVAGVLLGFAIPVIRSQASGGPEAGPGLAEIFEHRFRPISAGVAVPIFAFFSAGVAVGGWEGLGSALSDPVALGIILGLVLGKPIGILGTTWILTKATRASLDSSFKWIDVFGVALLAGIGFTVSLLVAELSFGHGSLHDDHAKVGILAASLIAALLATAVLRTRNRQYRAAEELEHVDSDHDGVPDVYQERA, encoded by the coding sequence ATGAACTCCACCACGCCTTCGCCAACACCGCCCAAGCCCAGCCGGAACAAGTTTTTCGGCTCCACCGTTTTTTCACGCGGCAGCTACGCCGAGGCACTGCGCATTACGGAGATCCTCCGCAAGGAGACCGTGGGTGGTGCCCTCCTGGTGGCGGCTGCCGTGATCGCCCTCATCTGGGCCAATTCCCCGGCGTCGGACAGCTACTTTGCCCTCCGTGATTTCAAGGTGGGCTATGAGCCGTGGCATCTGGAACTGAGCCTGGGGGCCTGGGCCGCGGACGGCCTGCTGGCCATCTTCTTCTTCCTGGTGGGCCTGGAACTCAAACGCGAATTCGTGGCTGGTGACCTGCGGCAGATCAGCAAGTCCATCGTGCCCGTAGCCGCCGCCGTGGGCGGCGTGGTGGTCCCGGCGGTGATCTACGCCGTCGTCAATCTCGCCAGCCCGGAAACGCTGCGCGGCTGGGCCATTCCCACCGCAACCGACATTGCCTTTGCCGTGGCGGTGCTCGCCATCATCGGCTCCCACCTGCCCAGCGCCCTGCGGATCTTCCTGTTGACGCTGGCCGTGGTGGATGACCTGATTGCCATCACCATCATCGCGTTCTTCTACTCCACTGACATCCAGGCCGCACCGCTGCTCCTGGCACTCATCCCGCTGGCCATCTACACTTTCCTGGCGCAGAAATACCGGCGCTTCTTCGGCCGCCATGCAGCCGCCGCCTGGCTGATCCTGCTGCCCCTGGGCGCAGTGACCTGGGCAATGGTGCACGCCTCCGGCATCCACGCCACCGTGGCCGGGGTGCTCCTGGGCTTCGCCATTCCCGTGATCCGGTCGCAGGCCTCCGGCGGACCCGAAGCCGGTCCCGGGCTGGCCGAGATCTTCGAGCACCGGTTCCGCCCCATTTCCGCCGGCGTGGCCGTTCCCATCTTCGCGTTCTTCTCCGCGGGCGTGGCCGTTGGCGGATGGGAAGGCCTGGGCTCGGCCCTGTCGGACCCGGTGGCGCTGGGCATCATCCTGGGCCTGGTCCTGGGCAAGCCGATCGGCATCTTGGGCACCACGTGGATCCTGACCAAAGCCACCAGGGCCAGCCTGGACAGCTCCTTCAAATGGATCGATGTGTTCGGCGTTGCCCTGCTGGCAGGGATCGGGTTTACCGTCTCCCTGCTGGTGGCAGAGCTCAGCTTCGGCCACGGCAGCCTGCATGACGACCACGCGAAGGTGGGCATCCTGGCCGCCTCACTGATCGCCGCGCTGCTGGCCACGGCCGTGCTCCGGACGCGGAACCGGCAGTACCGGGCCGCCGAAGAGCTGGAGCACGTGGACTCGGACCACGACGGCGTTCCGGACGTCTACCAGGAACGCGCCTGA
- a CDS encoding PAS and ANTAR domain-containing protein, whose amino-acid sequence MTELSDLYTYSSALGDSESDAGIFRVEMAAAGPTFHWSDGMFRLHGYQRGEVVPSMELIFAHKHPDDRERCEEILAQVSTTGGFFCMYHRIVDARGRTRRVLTSGEAILGPDASVAAFEGVTVDLSRTLQRETEQTAREAVEGATATRTVIDQARGILMGQLKLGSDDAFQMLVSTSSHRNVKLVVVAAELVQLANSPEARIYLDRAVRAIQLTGRADRTGGRRAG is encoded by the coding sequence GTGACGGAGCTCAGCGACCTTTATACCTATTCGAGTGCACTCGGGGACAGCGAAAGCGATGCCGGCATCTTCAGGGTGGAGATGGCGGCTGCAGGCCCCACGTTCCATTGGTCGGACGGAATGTTCCGCCTGCATGGCTACCAGCGCGGCGAGGTTGTCCCCAGCATGGAACTGATCTTCGCCCACAAGCATCCCGATGACAGGGAGCGGTGCGAAGAGATCCTGGCGCAGGTTTCGACCACCGGCGGGTTCTTCTGCATGTACCACCGGATTGTTGATGCCCGCGGCAGGACCCGGCGCGTGCTGACGTCCGGCGAGGCGATCCTTGGCCCGGACGCATCGGTGGCGGCGTTCGAAGGCGTCACCGTGGACCTCAGCCGGACGCTGCAGCGCGAAACGGAGCAGACGGCGCGGGAAGCAGTGGAGGGCGCCACCGCAACCCGCACTGTGATCGACCAGGCCAGGGGCATCCTGATGGGCCAGCTGAAGCTCGGCTCTGACGACGCCTTCCAGATGCTGGTGAGCACCAGCAGCCACCGCAACGTCAAGCTGGTGGTGGTGGCGGCGGAGCTGGTGCAGCTGGCCAATTCCCCGGAGGCGCGGATTTACCTGGACCGGGCCGTGCGGGCCATCCAGCTGACCGGGCGGGCGGACCGCACCGGAGGTCGGCGCGCCGGGTAA
- a CDS encoding heavy-metal-associated domain-containing protein: MFNGNRPQLPLASSGCSCCTPAGAAEQAGTQPAGAAHQPSSAVGRSDAGASFQRDFAVEGMTCGHCVRSVETAVSAVAGVTSASVDLVPGGRSRLTVKGSASDADVREAVAAAGYVLA, translated from the coding sequence ATGTTCAACGGAAACCGCCCCCAGCTCCCCCTCGCTTCCTCCGGCTGCAGCTGCTGCACCCCTGCCGGCGCCGCGGAGCAAGCCGGCACCCAGCCTGCGGGTGCTGCACATCAGCCCTCTTCCGCCGTCGGACGTTCCGACGCCGGCGCCTCCTTCCAGCGTGACTTCGCGGTGGAGGGCATGACCTGCGGGCACTGCGTCCGGTCAGTGGAAACGGCTGTGTCCGCGGTTGCCGGCGTGACCTCGGCGTCCGTTGACCTGGTCCCTGGCGGCCGGTCGCGGCTGACCGTGAAGGGTTCGGCATCCGATGCCGACGTCCGCGAGGCTGTGGCCGCCGCAGGCTACGTCCTGGCATAA
- a CDS encoding copper-translocating P-type ATPase has translation MQDHHDMHYQGGPHDHDQPPSGTLTEPPAHGAAQAPGAGHMEHAGHGQHDDDHTVHTHGQHAGHSTAMFKNRFWLTLVLAIPVVYFSPMMADLLGYMPPEFPGSAWIPPVLGTVIFFYGGQPFLKGGLQELKDRTPGMMLLIGMAISVAFAASWVTSLGIGGFDLDFWWELALLVAIMLLGHWIEMRALGSAQGALDALAALLPDEAELITDSGTETVPVSHLNPGDLVLVRPGARMPADGTVVDGQAEFDESMITGESKTVARGTGDPVVAGTVATDSSVRVRVTAVGDQTALAGIQRLVEEAQASSSRAQALADRAAAFLFYFAAGAGVLTFIAWTLLGSVPDAVTRTVTVLVIACPHALGLAIPLVIAISTEQAARAGVLIKNRMALERMRTIDVVLFDKTGTLTTGEPELKDVAVAEGAEPDAVLALAAAVESDSEHPVARAIVRAAKARNLTLPSATGFTSLTGRGVRASVDGRTVHVGGPALLRELGVVEPGTLAASTRAWMDRGAAVLHVVDDGKVLGAVSMEDAVRPESRQAVSALQRRGVKVAMVTGDAHQVAQAVAADLDIDEVFAEVLPADKDKKVAELQARGLKVAMVGDGVNDSPALARAEVGIAIGAGTDVAVESAGVVLAGNDPRAVLSMVDLSRASYRKMWQNLVWATGYNILSVPLAAGVLAFAGVVLSPAAGAVLMSVSTIVVALNAQLLRRLKLNPSEVR, from the coding sequence ATGCAAGACCATCACGACATGCATTACCAGGGCGGCCCGCACGACCATGACCAGCCACCCAGCGGGACCCTGACCGAGCCCCCTGCGCACGGGGCGGCACAAGCACCTGGCGCCGGACACATGGAGCACGCCGGACACGGCCAGCACGACGACGACCATACGGTCCACACCCACGGCCAGCACGCAGGACACAGCACGGCCATGTTCAAGAACCGGTTCTGGCTGACGCTGGTCCTCGCCATCCCAGTGGTCTACTTCAGCCCCATGATGGCCGATCTCCTGGGTTACATGCCGCCGGAATTCCCCGGCTCCGCCTGGATTCCGCCGGTCCTGGGCACCGTGATCTTCTTCTACGGCGGCCAGCCTTTCCTCAAGGGCGGCCTGCAGGAGCTGAAGGACCGCACCCCGGGCATGATGCTGCTGATCGGCATGGCCATTTCGGTGGCATTCGCCGCATCCTGGGTCACCAGCCTGGGAATCGGCGGCTTCGACCTGGATTTCTGGTGGGAGCTGGCGCTGCTGGTGGCCATCATGCTGCTGGGCCACTGGATCGAAATGCGCGCCCTCGGTTCGGCGCAGGGTGCGCTTGACGCCCTCGCCGCGCTGCTGCCGGACGAAGCCGAACTCATTACGGACAGCGGCACCGAAACGGTGCCCGTGTCCCACCTCAACCCCGGCGACCTGGTCCTGGTCCGTCCCGGCGCCCGCATGCCGGCGGACGGAACCGTGGTGGACGGCCAGGCCGAGTTCGACGAGTCCATGATTACCGGGGAATCCAAGACCGTGGCACGCGGGACAGGCGATCCCGTCGTGGCCGGAACGGTGGCCACGGACAGCAGTGTCCGGGTACGCGTCACGGCCGTGGGCGACCAGACCGCCCTGGCCGGAATCCAGCGGCTGGTGGAAGAGGCGCAGGCGTCGTCCTCACGCGCCCAGGCCCTGGCGGACCGCGCCGCCGCTTTCCTGTTCTACTTTGCCGCCGGCGCCGGTGTCCTGACCTTCATCGCCTGGACGCTGCTGGGAAGTGTTCCCGATGCCGTTACCCGCACGGTGACCGTACTGGTCATCGCCTGCCCGCACGCCCTGGGGCTGGCCATCCCCCTGGTCATCGCCATTTCCACGGAGCAGGCGGCCCGGGCCGGGGTGCTGATCAAGAACCGGATGGCGCTGGAGCGGATGCGCACCATCGATGTGGTCCTGTTCGACAAGACCGGCACCCTGACCACCGGCGAGCCGGAGCTGAAGGACGTTGCCGTGGCTGAGGGCGCCGAGCCTGACGCCGTGCTGGCCCTTGCCGCCGCCGTCGAGTCGGACAGCGAACACCCCGTGGCGCGGGCCATCGTCCGCGCCGCGAAGGCCCGGAACCTGACCCTGCCCTCAGCCACCGGCTTCACCTCCCTGACGGGCCGCGGCGTCCGCGCCAGCGTGGACGGCCGTACGGTGCACGTGGGCGGACCCGCGCTCCTGCGCGAGCTCGGCGTCGTCGAACCCGGCACGCTGGCCGCGAGCACCCGGGCCTGGATGGACCGCGGAGCCGCCGTGCTCCACGTTGTGGACGACGGCAAGGTCCTGGGGGCCGTGAGCATGGAGGACGCGGTGCGGCCTGAGTCGCGGCAGGCGGTGTCAGCGCTGCAGCGGCGCGGCGTCAAGGTGGCCATGGTCACCGGCGACGCCCACCAGGTGGCGCAGGCCGTGGCCGCGGACCTGGACATCGACGAGGTGTTCGCCGAGGTCCTCCCCGCGGACAAGGACAAGAAAGTGGCCGAGCTGCAGGCCCGCGGCCTGAAGGTGGCCATGGTGGGCGACGGCGTCAACGATTCTCCCGCGCTGGCCCGCGCCGAGGTGGGCATCGCGATTGGCGCCGGAACCGACGTAGCGGTGGAATCCGCCGGCGTGGTGCTGGCCGGGAACGATCCGCGGGCGGTGCTGTCCATGGTGGACCTGTCGCGGGCCAGCTACCGGAAGATGTGGCAGAACCTGGTGTGGGCCACCGGCTACAACATCCTGTCCGTGCCGCTGGCCGCAGGCGTCCTGGCCTTCGCCGGGGTGGTGCTGTCGCCCGCGGCCGGAGCGGTACTGATGTCCGTATCCACTATCGTGGTGGCCCTGAACGCCCAGCTGCTGCGGCGCCTGAAACTGAACCCCTCCGAGGTACGTTGA